One genomic segment of Occultella kanbiaonis includes these proteins:
- a CDS encoding MFS transporter encodes MSEPDRASGTASEPVEPLEPTVVPDAPQRSLWRDGNFLTMWSGQALAQVGSQVTELALPVLAVLLLHATEFEIGLLNAAGVAAFLVVGLPAGAWIDRMRKRRVMIWADAVRAAALLALPLLWWADLLAMWHLYAVALVVGIATVFFDVSYQSIIPSLVRANQIAEANGKLESTRELANISGPALGGWLIGLITAPFAILATVGTYIASFVALLLTRDHEVSRDAEDRGPILREIGEGLRWVFGNGLLRRIVGTTGISNFFNTISFTMLPIFLLRELGLTPAAMGVIFSLGSVGGLAGAVATPHIVRWIGEARAIPVSAIAFSAVACMLPLAATFPAVAFPLLVVQGFIGSFTVLLYNITQVTFRQRITPPRLLGRMNASVRFCVWGVMPIAAVLAGALGTWLGVVPTMWIGASGQLLSALCVVIGPFWFMRALPDAQH; translated from the coding sequence ATGTCCGAGCCGGACCGAGCGAGCGGCACTGCGAGCGAACCCGTTGAGCCGCTCGAGCCGACAGTGGTGCCCGATGCACCGCAGCGCTCGCTCTGGCGCGACGGGAACTTCCTCACCATGTGGTCGGGGCAGGCTCTCGCGCAGGTCGGCTCGCAGGTCACCGAGCTCGCGCTCCCGGTGCTCGCGGTCCTGCTGCTGCACGCGACCGAGTTCGAGATCGGGCTGCTGAACGCCGCCGGCGTCGCCGCCTTCCTCGTCGTCGGGCTTCCCGCCGGCGCCTGGATCGACCGCATGCGAAAGCGCCGCGTGATGATCTGGGCGGACGCGGTGCGTGCGGCCGCGCTGCTCGCCCTGCCGCTGCTGTGGTGGGCAGACCTGCTCGCGATGTGGCACCTCTACGCCGTCGCGCTCGTGGTCGGTATCGCCACCGTCTTCTTCGACGTCTCCTACCAGAGCATCATCCCTTCGCTCGTGCGAGCGAACCAGATCGCCGAGGCCAACGGGAAGCTCGAGTCCACCCGCGAGCTCGCCAACATCAGCGGGCCGGCGCTGGGCGGCTGGCTCATCGGCCTGATCACGGCGCCCTTCGCGATCCTGGCGACGGTCGGCACCTACATCGCGTCGTTCGTCGCGCTGCTGCTCACGCGCGATCACGAGGTGTCACGCGACGCGGAGGACCGCGGCCCGATCCTGCGCGAGATCGGGGAGGGGCTGCGCTGGGTGTTCGGCAACGGGCTGCTGCGGCGCATCGTCGGCACCACCGGCATCTCGAACTTCTTCAACACGATCTCGTTCACGATGCTGCCGATCTTCCTGCTGCGCGAACTGGGGCTCACGCCCGCCGCGATGGGCGTGATCTTCTCGCTCGGCTCGGTCGGCGGTCTCGCCGGCGCCGTTGCCACGCCGCATATCGTCCGGTGGATCGGCGAAGCGCGGGCGATCCCCGTGAGCGCGATCGCGTTCAGCGCCGTCGCCTGCATGCTGCCGCTCGCCGCGACCTTCCCGGCCGTCGCCTTCCCGCTGCTGGTCGTGCAGGGCTTCATCGGCAGTTTCACCGTGCTGCTCTACAACATCACGCAGGTCACCTTCCGCCAGCGCATCACGCCGCCCCGCCTGCTCGGCCGCATGAACGCCTCCGTGCGCTTCTGCGTGTGGGGCGTGATGCCGATCGCGGCGGTGCTCGCCGGAGCGCTCGGCACCTGGCTGGGCGTCGTGCCGACGATGTGGATCGGCGCGTCGGGGCAGCTGCTTTCTGCGTTGTGCGTCGTGATCGGGCCGTTCTGGTTCATGCGGGCACTGCCCGACGCGCAGCACTGA
- a CDS encoding site-specific tyrosine recombinase XerD produces MPADESAPYGGQLREYLAHLGIERGLSVHTLAAYRRDLLRYAAFLGSLGRTSFAEVTEADVGAYVEALRAGSDGGSSLSASSTSRAVVAVRGWHRFEALEGRTDHDPAAAVRPPSGAKRLPKAISTDEVDRLLTGASAAEGVLGLRDRALVEVLYGTGARISEAVGLAIDDLDLDHAAPSVRLFGKGRKERIVPMGRFAVEALEAYLVRARPVLAQSGRGTPTAFLNQRGNPLSRQSAWAVLQTAAERGGVTAHISPHTLRHSYATHLLAGGADVRVVQELLGHASVTTTQIYTLVTPDTLREVYAAAHPRARG; encoded by the coding sequence ATGCCGGCCGACGAGTCTGCTCCCTACGGCGGGCAACTGCGCGAGTACCTCGCGCACCTCGGCATCGAACGCGGCCTCTCCGTGCACACCCTCGCCGCCTACCGGCGGGACCTGCTGAGGTACGCGGCGTTCCTGGGCTCGCTCGGGCGGACCTCGTTCGCCGAGGTCACCGAGGCGGACGTCGGCGCGTACGTCGAGGCGCTGCGCGCCGGGTCCGACGGCGGCAGCTCGCTCTCGGCGTCATCGACGTCCCGGGCGGTGGTGGCGGTGCGCGGCTGGCACCGCTTCGAGGCCCTCGAGGGACGTACCGACCATGACCCGGCAGCGGCCGTCCGCCCGCCGAGCGGCGCGAAGCGCCTGCCGAAGGCGATCTCCACCGACGAGGTGGACCGGCTCCTGACCGGGGCCTCGGCCGCGGAGGGCGTGCTCGGTCTGCGGGACCGGGCCCTGGTGGAGGTGCTCTACGGCACCGGCGCCCGGATCAGCGAGGCCGTCGGACTGGCCATCGACGATCTGGACCTGGACCACGCGGCACCGTCGGTGCGGCTGTTCGGCAAGGGTCGCAAGGAGCGGATCGTCCCGATGGGACGGTTCGCCGTCGAGGCGCTGGAGGCCTACCTGGTGCGGGCCAGGCCGGTGCTCGCCCAGTCCGGGCGGGGCACGCCGACGGCGTTCCTGAACCAGCGGGGCAACCCGCTCAGCAGGCAGAGCGCGTGGGCGGTGCTGCAGACCGCGGCCGAGCGCGGGGGAGTCACCGCGCACATCTCCCCGCACACCCTGCGCCACTCCTACGCCACCCACCTGCTCGCCGGCGGGGCCGACGTCCGGGTGGTGCAGGAGCTGCTCGGGCATGCCTCGGTGACGACCACGCAGATCTACACCCTGGTCACCCCGGACACGCTGCGCGAGGTGTACGCCGCAGCGCACCCGCGCGCTCGGGGCTGA
- a CDS encoding MerR family transcriptional regulator, whose amino-acid sequence MTETDHFTIGEFARRTGLSLKALRGYDESGLLVPASVDPYTGYRYYSPAQEPTARRISLLRRLDMPLARVRAILAAQNPAAATDDLIAWWTEQEHALATRRGTVEYLVEQWRDGATSPAFDVAARTVPERLLASITTHVLQTELMGTLNDSVRRIRDHLGTQEATFGDEWWAIFHGVVSPDSDGPIEVCVPYEGTAGPSGPIVIRLEPARTEAATTITRAQCAYPQILHAYDAVGRWARAHGTVTGPPREVYPTPWPDAPSAPAAQIALPYREDHR is encoded by the coding sequence ATGACCGAGACGGACCACTTCACCATCGGCGAGTTCGCGCGCCGGACCGGCCTGTCCCTGAAGGCGCTGCGAGGGTACGACGAGTCCGGCCTGTTGGTGCCCGCCTCGGTGGACCCCTACACGGGCTACCGCTACTACTCCCCCGCCCAGGAGCCGACGGCCCGGCGGATCTCCCTGCTGCGCCGCCTCGACATGCCGCTGGCCAGGGTCCGGGCGATCCTGGCAGCGCAGAACCCGGCGGCCGCCACCGATGACCTGATCGCGTGGTGGACCGAGCAGGAGCACGCGCTCGCCACCCGGCGTGGCACCGTGGAGTACCTCGTCGAGCAGTGGCGCGACGGCGCCACCTCCCCCGCGTTCGACGTCGCCGCCCGGACCGTCCCCGAACGCCTGCTGGCCTCGATCACCACCCACGTGCTGCAGACCGAACTCATGGGGACGCTCAACGACTCGGTGCGGCGCATCCGTGACCACCTGGGCACCCAGGAGGCCACCTTCGGCGACGAATGGTGGGCCATCTTCCACGGCGTGGTCTCCCCGGACAGCGACGGCCCCATCGAGGTGTGCGTGCCGTACGAGGGCACCGCCGGCCCGTCCGGTCCGATCGTGATCCGCCTCGAGCCGGCGCGTACGGAGGCTGCCACCACGATCACCCGGGCCCAGTGCGCCTACCCCCAGATCCTGCATGCCTACGACGCCGTCGGGCGCTGGGCCCGTGCGCACGGGACGGTGACCGGGCCTCCGCGCGAGGTCTACCCGACGCCCTGGCCCGACGCACCGTCCGCGCCCGCCGCCCAGATCGCCCTGCCCTACCGAGAGGATCACCGATGA
- a CDS encoding lactonase family protein encodes MANGQGQGAPHSGARYAGQFLIAARTPTGGLWRWDGGTGPAEQVADAPDTAFVLPLPDGRIATLGGEEDGHLRILERSGARYTVATELATQGGEPCHAALLPDGEHLVVVNYHLEGSVLVVALIGSPRIVQRIVFDEPGAGVVPDRQDAPHPHFALVTGERVVVSDLGCDTLRLLRWDAGVLVQVGTCATPPGSGPRHLAIHDANLVVSAELSNEVLSAPLDDVLAGAARWRVQPASRKGFASARDGGGPLTHPGEIVVAHTGRVFVANRGAGTLGLLDVEGEELTFESEVDAGGAWPQHVALWRDEPYVALRDDDLVIGPGGRASVPSPVWVTVLPERLSAARRAVPA; translated from the coding sequence ATGGCCAACGGACAAGGACAGGGCGCACCCCACAGCGGTGCGCGATACGCCGGCCAGTTCCTGATCGCCGCACGGACACCGACCGGCGGACTGTGGCGCTGGGACGGCGGCACCGGCCCGGCGGAGCAGGTCGCGGACGCACCGGACACGGCGTTCGTGCTCCCGCTCCCGGACGGTCGGATCGCCACCCTCGGCGGCGAGGAGGACGGGCACCTGCGCATCCTCGAGCGCAGCGGAGCCCGGTACACCGTCGCGACGGAGCTCGCGACGCAGGGCGGCGAGCCCTGCCACGCGGCGCTGCTGCCCGACGGTGAGCACCTGGTGGTCGTCAACTACCACCTCGAGGGTTCGGTGCTCGTGGTCGCGTTGATCGGCAGCCCTCGCATCGTGCAGCGGATCGTGTTCGACGAGCCCGGCGCCGGGGTGGTGCCGGACCGTCAGGACGCACCGCACCCGCATTTCGCGCTCGTCACCGGCGAGCGGGTCGTGGTCTCCGACCTCGGCTGCGACACGCTCCGACTGCTCCGTTGGGACGCCGGCGTGCTCGTCCAGGTCGGCACGTGTGCGACCCCGCCCGGGTCCGGGCCGCGACACCTCGCGATCCACGACGCGAACCTGGTGGTCAGCGCCGAACTGTCGAACGAGGTGCTTTCGGCACCGCTCGACGACGTGTTGGCCGGTGCGGCGCGGTGGCGGGTGCAGCCGGCCAGTCGGAAGGGCTTCGCCTCGGCGCGCGACGGCGGTGGACCACTGACGCATCCAGGCGAGATCGTCGTTGCCCACACGGGCCGGGTGTTCGTCGCCAATCGTGGCGCCGGCACGCTCGGGCTGCTCGACGTCGAGGGTGAGGAATTGACCTTCGAGTCGGAGGTCGACGCCGGTGGTGCCTGGCCGCAGCACGTCGCGCTGTGGCGAGACGAGCCGTACGTCGCCCTGCGCGACGACGATCTGGTCATCGGGCCGGGTGGACGTGCATCCGTGCCTTCGCCGGTATGGGTGACAGTCCTGCCCGAGCGGCTCAGTGCTGCGCGTCGGGCAGTGCCCGCATGA
- a CDS encoding heme o synthase, which translates to MTVPDRPDRTVPNDRSDGASSSFHGGPALAGSARSGWRAKVGAYIALTKPRIIELLLITTVPTMILAQGGFPSWWLIIATLVGGTAAAGSANTLNMYYDRDIDALMNRTKKRPLVTGAVSPTGALIFGIALGVFSVLWLGLAVNWVAAGLAFAANLMYSVGYTILLKRHTSQNIVWGGAAGCMPVLIGWAAVTGSLDWAPFLLFGIIFFWTPPHYWPLSMKFKKDYAAAGVPMLPVVSADTRVARQMIGYTVAMIACSLALIPVAQMGLLYTVAAVAAGGWFLILCINLYRRAVAGTTRKLGAMKVFHGSITYLTLVFVALSIDPFLPF; encoded by the coding sequence GTGACCGTGCCAGATCGGCCTGACCGGACCGTGCCGAACGACCGGTCCGACGGCGCCTCCTCCTCGTTCCATGGTGGGCCGGCCCTCGCCGGATCCGCGCGGTCGGGATGGCGAGCGAAGGTCGGGGCCTACATCGCGCTCACCAAGCCACGGATCATCGAGCTGCTCCTGATCACCACCGTGCCGACCATGATCCTGGCCCAGGGCGGGTTCCCGTCCTGGTGGCTGATCATCGCGACCCTCGTCGGCGGCACCGCGGCGGCCGGCTCCGCGAACACGCTGAACATGTACTACGACCGCGACATCGACGCGCTGATGAACCGCACGAAGAAGCGGCCGCTGGTCACCGGCGCGGTGAGCCCGACGGGCGCGCTGATCTTCGGGATCGCCCTCGGGGTGTTCTCGGTCCTGTGGCTCGGCCTCGCCGTGAACTGGGTGGCCGCCGGCCTCGCGTTCGCCGCGAACCTCATGTACTCGGTCGGATACACGATCCTGCTGAAGCGACACACCTCCCAGAACATCGTCTGGGGTGGGGCCGCGGGTTGCATGCCGGTCCTGATCGGCTGGGCCGCGGTCACCGGTTCCCTGGACTGGGCGCCGTTCCTGCTGTTCGGGATCATCTTCTTCTGGACGCCGCCGCACTACTGGCCGCTGTCGATGAAGTTCAAGAAGGACTACGCCGCGGCCGGGGTGCCGATGCTGCCCGTGGTCAGCGCGGACACCCGGGTGGCCCGTCAGATGATCGGCTACACGGTCGCGATGATCGCCTGCTCCCTCGCGCTGATCCCGGTCGCCCAGATGGGCCTGCTCTACACGGTGGCCGCGGTCGCCGCCGGAGGCTGGTTCCTGATCCTGTGCATCAACCTGTACCGCCGGGCGGTTGCCGGCACCACTCGCAAGCTGGGCGCCATGAAGGTGTTCCACGGCTCGATCACGTACCTGACCCTCGTGTTCGTGGCGCTCTCGATCGACCCGTTCCTGCCGTTCTGA
- a CDS encoding transglutaminase-like domain-containing protein codes for MSTAPQTEARLPAPPPDAVARYARHSRYSDPGPHADLLRAVNPTIADVSAAARNLIAHYRGEQAQLPESTRGDIDLRWLADQLATDQARHGLPLSAPRALPERLQGCCRDHSLFSVGVLREHGVPARTRIGFADYFRAGFHHDHVVVEVFDGGRWVRFDPELDVGYAPGFRPTFDVTDIPTGLGTPFETAAQVWLAHRAGTIDADTYGVDPTLPLRGPVFVAEYVVFEAAHRHRDELLLWDIWGLLSEGPPPGDVDGLAPFLDRIDRVASLLVAADEEEANGVHGGPAAVELEELYRTETLLHPGTEIHTADPFHPDAPLRVTALR; via the coding sequence ATGAGCACTGCACCACAGACCGAGGCAAGGCTGCCCGCACCGCCGCCGGACGCCGTCGCCCGCTACGCCCGGCACTCCCGGTACAGCGACCCCGGGCCCCACGCCGACCTGCTGCGGGCCGTGAACCCGACCATCGCCGACGTCTCCGCGGCCGCGCGGAACCTGATCGCGCACTACCGGGGTGAACAGGCCCAGCTGCCCGAGTCCACCCGCGGTGACATCGACCTGCGCTGGCTCGCCGACCAGCTCGCCACCGACCAGGCCCGGCACGGCCTGCCGCTGAGCGCACCCCGGGCCCTGCCCGAGCGGCTCCAGGGCTGCTGCCGGGACCACTCCCTGTTCAGCGTCGGGGTGCTGCGCGAGCACGGCGTGCCGGCCCGGACCCGGATCGGGTTCGCCGACTACTTCCGGGCCGGGTTCCACCACGATCACGTGGTCGTCGAGGTGTTCGACGGCGGACGCTGGGTCCGCTTCGACCCCGAGTTGGACGTCGGTTACGCGCCCGGGTTCCGCCCCACCTTCGACGTCACCGACATCCCGACCGGCCTGGGTACCCCGTTCGAGACGGCCGCCCAGGTGTGGCTCGCCCACCGCGCCGGCACGATCGACGCGGACACCTACGGCGTGGACCCGACGCTCCCGCTCCGTGGCCCGGTGTTCGTGGCCGAGTACGTGGTCTTCGAGGCGGCCCACCGGCACCGCGACGAGCTGCTCCTGTGGGACATCTGGGGGCTCCTCAGCGAGGGTCCGCCGCCCGGCGATGTCGATGGTCTCGCGCCCTTCCTCGACCGGATCGACCGGGTGGCCTCGCTGCTCGTGGCGGCCGACGAAGAAGAGGCGAACGGCGTACACGGTGGACCGGCGGCCGTCGAGCTGGAGGAGCTGTACCGCACCGAGACCCTGCTGCACCCGGGGACCGAGATCCACACGGCCGACCCGTTCCACCCCGATGCCCCGCTCCGGGTCACGGCACTGCGCTGA
- a CDS encoding alanine racemase: MAQSLDLAELGTLPPDPLSKISGPGFDDVARVDLASTTPPLAALTTPYLTIDSTAVSENVAALQRWCDDRGYLLAPHGKTTMAPQLWSRQLQAGAWGITVATQAQLRVALTFGVRRILLANPLASAAGGERARAALRRDPHREILSWVDSEAAVEALASRTGPELPVLLDIGRPGGRTGVRDVQEAHAVAARVRATPGVRLAGSAAYEGAIGGDPSRSDLAAFTTHVLQVHREVVLPLVGAQAYLTIGGSDHLAEVADGLAELSAADGAVLIRSGVSVAHDDWHYRHAQDAAPPSAPRFRPALRLVATVLAVHDGGVALLDVGRRDAGHDNGLPVPVELWRDGRVRDVVADPAEVAAMNDQHAFVPAGTFATQPAVGDLVVLGVSHPCTTFDKWRDIVEITGRLTPDSVAVGLVRTYF, from the coding sequence ATGGCGCAGTCACTCGACCTGGCCGAGCTCGGCACCCTGCCGCCGGACCCGCTGAGCAAGATCAGCGGACCGGGCTTCGACGACGTCGCCCGCGTCGACCTGGCCTCGACCACGCCACCGCTCGCAGCACTCACGACGCCGTACCTGACGATCGACTCCACCGCCGTCTCGGAGAACGTCGCAGCACTGCAGCGCTGGTGCGACGACCGTGGCTACCTGTTGGCGCCGCACGGCAAGACGACGATGGCGCCACAGCTGTGGTCGCGACAGCTCCAGGCCGGCGCCTGGGGCATCACGGTGGCGACCCAGGCGCAGCTGCGGGTTGCGCTCACGTTCGGCGTGCGGCGGATCCTGCTCGCGAACCCGCTCGCATCTGCCGCCGGAGGCGAGCGAGCCAGGGCCGCATTACGTCGCGACCCGCACCGCGAGATCCTGTCGTGGGTGGACAGCGAGGCCGCCGTCGAGGCCCTGGCCTCCCGGACCGGACCCGAGCTGCCGGTCCTGCTCGACATCGGACGCCCGGGCGGGCGGACCGGAGTACGTGACGTCCAGGAGGCACACGCCGTTGCCGCCCGGGTACGAGCAACCCCGGGTGTGCGGCTCGCCGGCTCGGCCGCGTACGAAGGGGCCATCGGCGGCGATCCGAGCCGCAGCGACCTCGCGGCGTTCACGACGCACGTCCTCCAGGTGCATCGGGAGGTCGTGCTGCCGCTCGTCGGGGCGCAGGCGTACCTGACCATCGGCGGGAGCGACCACCTCGCCGAGGTCGCCGACGGGTTGGCGGAGCTGTCTGCCGCGGACGGCGCGGTGTTGATCCGTTCCGGCGTCAGCGTCGCCCACGACGACTGGCACTACCGCCACGCGCAGGACGCGGCGCCGCCGAGCGCACCGCGGTTCCGGCCCGCGCTGAGGTTGGTGGCGACGGTTCTCGCGGTGCACGATGGCGGCGTCGCCCTGCTCGATGTGGGGCGGCGTGACGCCGGGCACGACAACGGGCTGCCCGTCCCGGTCGAGCTGTGGCGCGACGGCCGGGTGCGCGACGTCGTCGCCGATCCCGCGGAGGTGGCGGCGATGAACGATCAGCATGCGTTCGTCCCGGCGGGCACCTTCGCGACACAGCCGGCGGTCGGCGACCTCGTCGTCCTCGGTGTCTCCCACCCGTGCACGACCTTCGACAAGTGGCGCGACATCGTCGAGATCACCGGCCGGTTGACACCCGACTCCGTGGCCGTGGGGCTCGTGCGCACCTACTTCTGA
- the tkt gene encoding transketolase: MNAQAPKSDTVGWNELDHKAVDTVRVLAADAVEKVGNGHPGTAISLAPLAYLLYQNEMTIDPSDPDWLGRDRFVLSAGHSSITQYIQLYLSGYGLELEDLESLRTWGSLTPGHPEWGHTKGVETTTGPLGQGVATAVGIAMAQRRVRGLLDPDAAPGESPFDHRVYVIASDGDLQEGVSGEASSLAGTQNLGNLVVVWDDNHISIEGDTDIAFTEDVVARYDAYGWNTIRVDWTQADGSYREDVDALNAALAQARTVTDRPTFIALRTIIAWPSPGKQGSHSAHGSKLGGDEVKALKEIVGFDPEKSFDVDAEVLAHTREVVERGAKAHAEWDAALATWSAANPERAALLARLQARELPDGWAQALPTFEAGKDVATRAASGSVLSALAPVLPELWGGSADLAGSNNTTMKGEPSFIPVERSTEEFSGTPYGRTLHFGIREHAMGAIVNGIAVDGLTRAYGGTFFTFSDYMRGAVRLAALMKAPSIYVWTHDSIGLGEDGPTHQPVEHLAAVRAIPGLALVRPADANETAQAWKAILERRDGPAGIVLTRQNVPTFPRGTDGFAEADGVAKGAYVLLESSTDTPEVILIATGSEVQIAVTAREQLEAKGVGTRVVSAPSLEWFEEQDADYRESVLPRAVRARVSVEAGIALSWYKYLGDAGRAVSLEHYGASADYKVLFAEFGITAEATVAAAEESIAAATA; the protein is encoded by the coding sequence GTGAACGCGCAAGCCCCGAAGTCGGACACCGTCGGTTGGAACGAACTCGACCACAAGGCCGTCGACACCGTCCGAGTCCTCGCCGCTGACGCCGTCGAGAAGGTCGGCAACGGTCACCCCGGCACCGCGATCAGCCTCGCCCCGCTGGCGTACCTGCTGTACCAGAACGAGATGACGATCGACCCGAGCGACCCGGACTGGCTGGGCCGGGACCGGTTCGTGCTGTCCGCCGGACACTCCTCGATCACCCAGTACATCCAGCTCTACCTGTCCGGATACGGCCTCGAGCTCGAGGACCTCGAGTCGCTGCGTACCTGGGGATCGCTGACCCCCGGGCACCCCGAGTGGGGTCACACCAAGGGCGTCGAGACCACCACCGGCCCGCTCGGCCAGGGTGTCGCGACCGCCGTCGGGATCGCCATGGCACAGCGCCGCGTCCGCGGCCTGCTGGACCCGGACGCCGCTCCCGGTGAGTCGCCCTTCGACCACCGCGTGTATGTCATCGCCTCCGACGGCGACCTGCAGGAGGGCGTCAGCGGCGAGGCCTCCTCGCTGGCCGGCACCCAGAACCTCGGCAACCTCGTGGTCGTCTGGGACGACAACCACATCTCGATCGAGGGCGACACCGACATCGCGTTCACCGAGGACGTCGTGGCCCGCTACGACGCCTACGGGTGGAACACGATCCGGGTCGACTGGACCCAGGCCGACGGCAGCTACCGCGAGGACGTCGATGCCCTGAACGCCGCGCTCGCGCAGGCGCGCACGGTCACCGACAGGCCGACGTTCATCGCGCTGCGTACCATCATCGCGTGGCCCTCCCCCGGCAAGCAGGGCTCGCACTCCGCACACGGCTCCAAGCTGGGCGGCGACGAGGTCAAGGCGCTCAAGGAGATCGTCGGGTTCGACCCGGAGAAGTCCTTCGACGTGGACGCGGAGGTGCTCGCGCACACCCGTGAGGTCGTCGAGCGCGGCGCCAAGGCGCACGCCGAGTGGGATGCGGCACTGGCCACCTGGTCGGCCGCGAACCCCGAGCGGGCCGCCCTGCTGGCCCGACTCCAGGCGCGCGAGCTACCGGACGGCTGGGCGCAGGCCCTGCCCACGTTCGAGGCCGGCAAGGACGTGGCCACCCGCGCCGCGTCCGGAAGCGTCCTCAGCGCCCTCGCCCCCGTGCTGCCAGAGCTGTGGGGCGGCAGCGCCGACCTGGCCGGTTCCAACAACACCACGATGAAGGGCGAGCCGTCCTTCATTCCGGTCGAACGCTCGACCGAGGAGTTCTCCGGCACGCCGTACGGGCGCACGCTGCACTTCGGGATCCGCGAGCACGCGATGGGCGCGATCGTCAACGGCATCGCCGTCGACGGCCTGACCCGTGCCTACGGCGGCACGTTCTTCACCTTCAGCGACTACATGCGCGGCGCGGTCCGCCTCGCCGCCCTGATGAAGGCGCCGTCGATCTACGTGTGGACGCACGACTCGATCGGCCTCGGTGAGGACGGTCCCACGCACCAGCCGGTGGAGCACCTCGCCGCGGTGCGCGCGATCCCGGGCCTTGCCCTGGTCCGCCCCGCCGACGCCAACGAGACCGCGCAGGCCTGGAAGGCCATCCTGGAGCGCCGCGACGGCCCGGCCGGGATCGTCCTGACCCGGCAGAACGTGCCCACCTTCCCGCGTGGCACCGACGGCTTCGCCGAGGCCGACGGCGTCGCGAAGGGTGCGTACGTACTGCTGGAGTCCTCCACGGACACGCCGGAGGTCATCCTGATCGCGACCGGCTCCGAGGTGCAGATCGCCGTGACCGCCCGGGAGCAGCTCGAGGCGAAGGGGGTGGGCACCCGGGTGGTGTCCGCGCCGAGCCTCGAGTGGTTCGAGGAGCAGGACGCCGACTACCGGGAGTCCGTGCTGCCCCGCGCGGTGCGGGCCCGGGTCAGCGTCGAGGCCGGCATCGCGCTGTCCTGGTACAAGTACCTGGGCGACGCCGGACGCGCCGTGTCCCTCGAGCACTACGGCGCCTCCGCCGACTACAAGGTCCTGTTCGCCGAGTTCGGCATCACCGCGGAGGCGACCGTCGCCGCGGCCGAGGAATCGATCGCCGCAGCCACGGCCTGA
- a CDS encoding GNAT family N-acetyltransferase: MTFTTRELGPDDIAASRRLGAEAFGMPAGGLTAPQPVSYPAGMHLWGTFDDDRLAARVIGREYSSWWDGASIPTCGIAGVTVAAEYRGRGLLEALFERVLGGARERGEVISTLFPTAPGIYRRFGYEQIGAADTVEVPTAAAAAVRPGSGVTTRRAGAADIPAARAVYDAWAPLQRGPLSRRGVSFPATDTEVVDAFTGVSLAQDASGAVVGYVSWTRGPSEGDPLEVEDLLALTPDAYRELWRVLGSFSSIIETIKLETSGADPARLVLPSAAWRQVDTEGYMLRVDDVAGAFTARRSHGSARARFAVAGDRLASMNGVYDLRVDGGAVDCTRVAAGPGSREQVATFTPQGLALAWAGVQSCANLRLVGHLSGPTEADQVIDHVFGPGQVHIRDHF; the protein is encoded by the coding sequence ATGACCTTCACCACGCGGGAGCTCGGCCCGGACGACATCGCGGCCAGCCGCCGCCTCGGCGCGGAGGCCTTCGGCATGCCCGCCGGCGGCCTGACCGCCCCACAACCGGTCTCCTACCCGGCCGGGATGCACCTGTGGGGCACGTTCGACGACGACCGGCTCGCCGCCCGGGTCATCGGCCGCGAGTACTCCTCCTGGTGGGACGGCGCCTCGATCCCCACCTGCGGCATCGCCGGCGTCACCGTGGCGGCCGAGTACCGCGGCCGGGGACTGCTCGAGGCCCTGTTCGAGCGGGTGCTGGGCGGGGCCCGCGAGCGCGGCGAGGTCATCTCGACGCTCTTCCCCACGGCACCGGGGATCTACCGCCGGTTCGGCTACGAGCAGATCGGGGCCGCGGACACCGTCGAGGTCCCGACCGCGGCTGCCGCTGCCGTCCGGCCCGGCTCCGGCGTCACCACGCGTCGCGCCGGCGCCGCGGACATCCCTGCCGCGCGTGCCGTCTACGACGCGTGGGCCCCGCTCCAGCGTGGCCCGCTGAGCCGCCGCGGAGTGTCCTTCCCGGCCACCGACACCGAGGTCGTCGACGCATTCACCGGGGTGAGCCTCGCGCAGGACGCGAGCGGCGCCGTCGTCGGCTACGTCAGCTGGACGCGCGGACCGAGCGAGGGCGACCCGCTCGAGGTCGAGGACCTGCTCGCGCTGACCCCGGACGCCTACCGGGAGCTGTGGCGGGTGCTCGGCTCGTTCTCCTCCATCATCGAGACGATCAAGCTGGAGACCTCCGGCGCGGACCCCGCCCGCCTGGTGCTGCCGTCCGCCGCGTGGCGGCAGGTGGACACCGAGGGGTACATGCTCCGTGTCGACGACGTCGCCGGGGCGTTCACGGCCCGCCGCTCGCACGGCTCGGCGCGGGCGCGGTTCGCCGTCGCCGGGGACCGGCTCGCCTCGATGAACGGCGTCTACGACCTGCGGGTCGACGGCGGAGCGGTCGACTGCACGCGGGTGGCGGCCGGTCCGGGCTCGCGCGAGCAGGTCGCGACGTTCACACCGCAGGGGCTTGCCCTGGCGTGGGCCGGCGTGCAGTCCTGCGCGAACCTGCGCCTGGTCGGGCACCTCAGCGGGCCCACCGAGGCCGACCAGGTGATCGACCACGTGTTCGGCCCCGGTCAGGTACACATCCGGGACCACTTCTGA